Proteins found in one Vallitalea guaymasensis genomic segment:
- a CDS encoding DUF5692 family protein, producing MGIFYEVTSFSGWAIWLFVVFALMAFNELGRSTKWGGITLFLVVPIVLTIAVWPKTAAPGNEYGTGNWFNWVKTYSALAGCLGFMAIRFIPSLAKKKWALCFPPLILGLNILEAAFRDFQCFSYGAWDGEFINNLWVMSGSWNIMNGIAGILNVVAICGWVGIFISKDKTKDMIWPDMIWAWIIAYDIWNFAYTYNCIADHSFYCGLALLTSCTIPAFFIKRGAWLQHRAQTLALWIMFVMTVPSFADRIAPVSTTHNPTAFFVLSLLALITNAALVIYQFNKIRKNKLNPLKDEIYADTETYKKVVAENV from the coding sequence ATGGGTATTTTTTATGAAGTAACAAGTTTTTCAGGATGGGCGATTTGGCTTTTCGTTGTTTTTGCTTTAATGGCATTCAATGAACTTGGTCGTTCTACAAAATGGGGTGGAATTACATTATTTTTAGTTGTTCCTATAGTATTGACCATCGCAGTTTGGCCAAAAACCGCAGCTCCAGGAAATGAATATGGTACTGGTAACTGGTTTAACTGGGTAAAAACCTATTCTGCTCTTGCAGGATGTCTTGGTTTTATGGCTATTCGTTTTATTCCTTCCTTAGCGAAGAAGAAATGGGCTTTATGCTTCCCGCCACTTATCCTGGGTCTTAATATACTTGAAGCAGCTTTTCGTGATTTTCAATGTTTCTCATATGGAGCATGGGATGGTGAATTCATAAACAATCTATGGGTAATGTCAGGGTCATGGAATATAATGAATGGAATAGCAGGTATTCTTAATGTTGTTGCCATATGTGGTTGGGTTGGTATTTTCATATCAAAAGATAAAACAAAAGATATGATTTGGCCAGATATGATATGGGCTTGGATCATAGCTTATGATATATGGAATTTCGCTTATACATATAATTGTATTGCAGACCATTCATTCTACTGTGGTTTAGCATTACTGACATCTTGTACAATTCCAGCTTTCTTTATCAAAAGAGGAGCTTGGTTGCAACACCGTGCACAGACACTTGCTTTATGGATTATGTTTGTTATGACTGTACCCTCATTTGCTGACCGTATAGCCCCAGTATCCACTACACACAATCCAACTGCGTTTTTTGTACTAAGTTTGTTGGCTCTAATCACAAATGCTGCACTTGTAATCTATCAATTCAATAAAATACGTAAAAATAAACTGAATCCATTGAAGGATGAGATATATGCAGATACTGAAACATATAAAAAAGTTGTAGCAGAAAATGTATAA
- a CDS encoding aromatic amino acid transport family protein, which translates to MKIQSEADFTVFEATSMIVGHSIGTGIIAVPFLATKNNLRDVVLMVILAYFINVVLHLIIAELSYNNGGVQLVKSFEGELFRGKAKKIFSWIMFTVYGLAIVVGVSGNINGGAMIIWSWLDIPFSLAQIIYYVLAGIVVFMGMKAVGIAQKYTVSLLIVIVIAISIGTFMKPMNAIGSSKVHINNLLGLYSMVVFATSANQAVIQSVKGLKGNVKKIRTSIFLGFAISSIFVLIVTITVLLGVNNSLDKELAYLQLGENIGRWAAILAGLFSLFALLTTFWSNTLSLRDVVHEQIGINNKVCWLLATIPSLLFAIFGVNSFIILTRIMSGVVVLVAVMLVFTYNRSRKKAGASPICGRFGKLVFQVIMVISTIICAVGAMIPLT; encoded by the coding sequence ATGAAAATACAAAGTGAAGCTGATTTCACTGTGTTTGAAGCAACAAGTATGATTGTTGGACACAGTATTGGTACAGGTATAATCGCAGTACCTTTTTTAGCGACTAAAAATAATTTGAGAGACGTTGTATTAATGGTTATATTAGCATATTTTATAAACGTTGTCTTACATTTAATTATTGCGGAACTTTCCTATAACAATGGTGGTGTTCAACTAGTTAAGAGTTTTGAAGGAGAATTGTTCAGAGGGAAAGCAAAAAAAATATTCAGTTGGATTATGTTTACGGTCTATGGATTAGCAATAGTTGTTGGTGTCAGTGGTAATATTAATGGTGGTGCTATGATAATCTGGAGCTGGCTTGACATACCATTTTCATTAGCTCAGATCATATATTATGTTCTAGCGGGTATAGTAGTATTTATGGGAATGAAGGCTGTAGGTATTGCTCAGAAGTATACGGTATCCTTATTGATAGTGATAGTGATTGCTATAAGTATTGGAACATTCATGAAACCTATGAATGCTATCGGGTCTTCCAAAGTACATATCAATAATCTTCTAGGATTATATAGCATGGTCGTTTTTGCAACCTCTGCTAACCAAGCGGTAATTCAATCGGTAAAAGGATTGAAAGGAAATGTTAAAAAAATTAGGACTTCAATATTTTTAGGTTTTGCTATATCATCTATTTTTGTTTTGATTGTTACTATAACTGTTTTATTGGGTGTGAATAATTCACTGGATAAAGAATTAGCCTATCTACAACTAGGAGAAAATATTGGACGTTGGGCAGCTATACTTGCAGGTTTGTTTTCATTATTTGCCCTATTAACAACTTTTTGGTCAAATACTTTGAGCCTTCGTGATGTTGTTCATGAACAGATAGGGATAAATAATAAAGTCTGTTGGTTATTGGCTACAATTCCATCATTACTGTTTGCCATTTTTGGTGTAAATAGCTTTATTATCCTAACAAGGATAATGTCAGGTGTAGTAGTGCTGGTGGCTGTAATGCTTGTATTTACTTATAACAGGTCAAGGAAAAAAGCTGGTGCTAGTCCAATCTGCGGTAGATTCGGAAAATTGGTATTTCAAGTCATTATGGTGATATCAACTATAATCTGTGCAGTTGGTGCCATGATACCTTTAACTTGA
- a CDS encoding L-2-amino-thiazoline-4-carboxylic acid hydrolase has product MNHNKILKKSSMNYILYQGQLCGNKELIRKTERRLGELIEKHDLSNKKMAVHMKKAILPSIAVYKEMLEFGYPREKSIEAIKESAIIANKGMASFFGFIGKMPFGYAIFRKMCPMAIKNSFCEPGWNMKWISNNSKTMEFHAKSCLYVDIMKQENCLELVPIFCQVDDYMYGNMKNIIWDRKKTLGYGDKVCDFRFFKRS; this is encoded by the coding sequence ATGAATCATAATAAAATATTGAAAAAAAGCTCAATGAATTATATATTATATCAAGGTCAATTATGTGGTAATAAAGAACTCATAAGAAAGACTGAAAGAAGATTGGGAGAACTAATTGAGAAACATGATCTATCAAATAAGAAAATGGCTGTTCACATGAAAAAGGCTATATTGCCATCTATAGCAGTCTACAAGGAAATGCTTGAATTCGGTTATCCAAGAGAAAAAAGTATTGAAGCTATAAAAGAATCGGCAATAATAGCTAACAAAGGTATGGCATCCTTTTTTGGATTTATTGGGAAAATGCCTTTTGGTTATGCCATATTTCGTAAAATGTGTCCTATGGCTATTAAAAATAGTTTCTGCGAACCAGGATGGAATATGAAATGGATAAGCAATAATAGCAAGACCATGGAATTTCATGCGAAAAGCTGTTTATACGTAGATATCATGAAACAAGAAAATTGTCTAGAGTTGGTTCCTATTTTCTGCCAAGTGGATGATTACATGTATGGCAACATGAAAAATATTATTTGGGATAGAAAGAAGACTCTGGGATATGGAGACAAGGTATGTGACTTTAGATTTTTCAAAAGGTCATAG
- a CDS encoding UvrD-helicase domain-containing protein produces MQLNIDQKRIIETKPNGHMLIKGVAGSGKTTVAVNKIPHLIKHYCSNEDKVLVITYAKTLINYIRYIYEDMDDEITTIELLDNKTSSKVKISTVDSIIYKLFNEYQKFVNKRYHIIGDTDRYRIINKAISTIEKRYSNQNIVTTDNARFLLEEFDWIKSCKYLNIETYQSIDRKGRTNNNETDGPQRILKNSINRRAIYELMIEYEKLMEKEGLTDFKTMAIRVLKGLKCNKIKCEKYPHILIDESQDLTRVQLEILYELYNHRKIYSSIVFVADTAQSIYPHSWLSYNSFKSIGFDMSGRARILSKNYRTTTEIARAAYSLIENDENVTSNINYVKPSVIDRHGKYPLYRHFSSEVKELDYISNEINNKLYKKFNLKDVAIIARKKAQLYNAKNFLISRGIDAEIIDKKNPNFDNDSVKLITMHSIKGLEFNVVIIIGLNKDNIPIKVQGELQNNKDVESVERKLLYVGMTRAKEVLYLTSSYLPSKFIAEINPAYLLLEEDQEFKRVRHIGIENYRYTEKIADKYSNEEIVRQWVINELNEKLDYPYEMIDMEYKVKTFSRTGYVDIVVFNYNQGKKEPYIFCEIKRPNEDINNAILQLKSYLETNENVKYGLACNGKDILIIKRDKGKFQYMDRLPKFSGNIGQIVSEYKYIDIRKGKKYKLLKNVEDNEVINLYDYDSDIAYDIEKYDKLNIYGKVIAGNFQLAVQENLGYISLPSNLLYDSNNCFLLEVTGDSMINAGINKGDYVIVHKQNYAENLDIIVGVVGNEATLKKYTTMGNKVLLMPENKKYEPIIVEEIELHINGKVIGILKRD; encoded by the coding sequence ATGCAGTTAAATATAGATCAAAAAAGAATAATTGAAACAAAGCCCAATGGACATATGTTAATAAAGGGAGTAGCAGGAAGCGGTAAAACTACTGTAGCTGTTAATAAAATTCCACATTTAATTAAACATTATTGTTCTAATGAGGATAAAGTATTAGTTATCACATATGCAAAAACACTTATAAATTACATAAGATATATATATGAAGATATGGATGATGAAATAACTACTATAGAGTTATTGGATAACAAAACTAGTTCTAAAGTAAAAATAAGTACTGTAGATAGTATTATTTATAAGTTGTTTAACGAATATCAAAAATTTGTAAATAAAAGGTACCACATAATTGGTGATACTGATAGATATAGAATAATTAACAAGGCAATAAGTACTATTGAAAAAAGATACAGCAATCAAAATATAGTAACTACTGATAATGCAAGATTTTTATTAGAAGAATTTGACTGGATTAAATCATGTAAATATCTTAATATAGAAACTTATCAAAGTATTGATAGAAAAGGTAGAACTAATAATAACGAAACTGATGGACCGCAGAGAATATTAAAGAATTCTATTAACAGAAGAGCTATTTATGAATTAATGATTGAATATGAAAAACTTATGGAAAAAGAAGGATTGACAGATTTTAAAACAATGGCAATTAGAGTACTAAAAGGACTAAAATGCAACAAAATTAAATGTGAGAAATATCCACATATACTCATAGATGAAAGTCAAGATTTAACAAGAGTACAACTTGAAATACTATATGAATTATATAATCATAGAAAAATATATTCTAGTATTGTATTTGTGGCTGATACTGCACAGAGTATATATCCTCACTCATGGCTATCATATAATAGTTTTAAAAGTATAGGGTTTGATATGTCAGGAAGGGCTAGAATACTTTCTAAGAACTATAGAACTACAACGGAAATTGCACGGGCAGCATATAGTTTAATAGAAAATGATGAAAATGTAACAAGTAATATAAATTATGTGAAACCATCAGTAATAGATAGACATGGAAAATATCCATTATACAGACATTTTAGTTCAGAAGTAAAAGAACTAGATTATATAAGTAATGAAATCAACAATAAATTATATAAGAAATTTAATCTAAAAGATGTAGCTATAATTGCAAGAAAAAAAGCTCAATTATATAATGCTAAGAATTTTTTAATTAGCAGAGGTATTGATGCTGAAATTATAGATAAAAAAAATCCTAATTTTGATAATGATTCTGTAAAATTAATTACCATGCATTCAATCAAAGGTTTAGAGTTTAATGTAGTAATTATAATAGGACTAAACAAGGATAATATTCCTATTAAAGTACAAGGTGAATTGCAGAATAATAAAGATGTAGAATCAGTTGAAAGAAAGTTGCTTTATGTTGGAATGACAAGAGCAAAAGAAGTATTGTATTTAACTAGTTCATATTTACCTTCAAAGTTTATAGCTGAAATAAATCCTGCATATTTACTATTAGAAGAAGATCAAGAGTTTAAGAGAGTAAGGCATATAGGTATTGAAAATTATAGATATACAGAGAAAATAGCTGATAAATACAGTAATGAGGAAATAGTACGACAGTGGGTTATTAACGAGTTGAATGAAAAATTGGATTATCCATATGAAATGATAGATATGGAATACAAAGTTAAGACCTTTTCAAGAACAGGATATGTAGATATAGTTGTTTTTAACTATAATCAGGGAAAGAAAGAGCCATATATATTTTGTGAAATAAAAAGACCAAATGAAGATATTAATAATGCCATCTTACAACTAAAATCATATTTAGAGACTAATGAAAATGTAAAATATGGTTTAGCCTGTAATGGTAAAGATATATTGATTATAAAACGAGATAAAGGTAAATTTCAATATATGGATAGATTACCAAAGTTCTCAGGGAATATAGGTCAGATTGTAAGTGAGTATAAATATATCGATATAAGGAAAGGAAAAAAATATAAATTATTAAAAAATGTAGAAGACAATGAAGTGATAAATTTATATGACTATGATAGCGATATAGCCTATGATATTGAAAAATATGATAAATTAAATATATACGGTAAAGTAATAGCTGGTAATTTTCAGCTGGCAGTACAAGAAAATTTAGGGTATATTTCGTTGCCTTCTAATTTACTATATGATAGCAATAATTGCTTTTTATTAGAAGTAACTGGAGATAGTATGATAAATGCGGGTATTAATAAAGGAGATTATGTAATAGTACACAAGCAGAATTATGCTGAAAATCTAGATATAATAGTTGGAGTAGTTGGAAATGAAGCAACCCTTAAAAAATATACAACGATGGGAAATAAAGTATTACTTATGCCAGAAAATAAAAAATATGAACCTATAATAGTTGAAGAGATAGAATTACATATTAATGGAAAAGTAATTGGTATATTAAAACGCGACTAA
- a CDS encoding energy-coupling factor transporter transmembrane component T family protein — protein sequence MNTINKWEYSMATKLIILILTIFGTFLVGNVNYMPVLFIGLCCNFMVQRKFKILKMYIPFYLVLSIIRWLSRTYLFTIIGFSEFYVFMFWWLTPIFMAMHDVVTTSPGIISVFLSKMRVPKTFILGVLVTCRFIPTVRFAVKGVKESMYNRDLTGSKNFILHPVKTYEYVLVPMLMMSINTADQLSASAVVRGIEAPCKRGSYYCDNKGLKDFIGITIIIFMFCYLLCRGGLK from the coding sequence GTGAATACTATTAATAAATGGGAATATTCAATGGCTACAAAACTTATTATATTGATCTTAACTATATTTGGTACATTTTTGGTGGGAAATGTTAATTACATGCCTGTGTTATTTATAGGTCTTTGCTGTAATTTCATGGTTCAGAGGAAGTTTAAAATATTAAAAATGTATATACCCTTTTATTTAGTTCTAAGTATAATTAGGTGGCTAAGTCGTACATATTTGTTTACAATCATTGGTTTCTCCGAGTTCTATGTTTTTATGTTTTGGTGGCTGACACCGATTTTTATGGCTATGCATGATGTTGTAACTACTTCACCAGGGATTATTAGTGTTTTTTTATCTAAGATGCGTGTGCCTAAAACTTTTATATTGGGAGTATTAGTTACCTGTAGATTCATTCCTACAGTCAGGTTTGCTGTAAAAGGAGTAAAGGAATCAATGTATAATCGTGATCTAACAGGAAGTAAAAATTTCATTTTGCATCCTGTCAAAACATATGAGTATGTATTGGTACCAATGTTAATGATGAGTATTAACACAGCAGATCAATTATCAGCATCTGCTGTGGTTAGAGGTATAGAAGCTCCATGTAAGAGAGGAAGTTATTATTGCGATAATAAAGGGTTGAAGGATTTCATTGGAATTACAATAATAATATTTATGTTTTGCTATTTATTGTGTAGGGGAGGACTAAAATGA
- a CDS encoding MptD family putative ECF transporter S component, protein MKKTNKFSVKDIITMVILSVLIVIIQVVINAVSMVNEFFSLVLSSGIVCFLSAPIYVVMIKKVKKPLVTFVYSIILALVYLMMGYWFISIYLIIVGIICELILYRSLSDKQIIKTWTFFSVAFVGTSILPILVMWDDYVKASVQGGMTMEYINNYKCYYTDPKWLIIIFAFAAVGGFLGSYYGTKLSRRHFDKAGVL, encoded by the coding sequence ATGAAAAAGACAAATAAGTTTTCAGTAAAAGATATAATAACAATGGTTATCCTAAGTGTTTTGATAGTAATAATACAGGTAGTTATTAATGCTGTTTCTATGGTAAATGAATTCTTCAGTCTAGTATTATCGTCAGGGATAGTATGCTTTTTATCAGCACCAATCTATGTTGTGATGATTAAGAAAGTAAAAAAACCACTGGTAACATTTGTATATAGTATAATTCTTGCACTAGTTTATCTAATGATGGGATATTGGTTCATAAGTATATATTTGATTATAGTGGGAATCATATGTGAATTGATTTTATATAGAAGTCTCAGTGATAAGCAGATAATAAAAACTTGGACATTCTTTAGTGTCGCATTTGTTGGTACATCTATATTACCAATACTTGTAATGTGGGATGATTATGTGAAGGCATCAGTTCAAGGTGGGATGACTATGGAATATATCAACAACTATAAATGCTATTATACTGATCCAAAATGGCTGATAATAATATTTGCTTTTGCGGCAGTAGGAGGATTTTTAGGAAGTTATTATGGTACTAAATTATCTAGAAGACATTTTGACAAGGCAGGAGTACTATAG
- a CDS encoding ABC transporter ATP-binding protein, whose amino-acid sequence MINLENISFTYGQSPCLKNVSLKVKKGESIAIIGPSGNGKTSIIRTINGLIPNYFENGSLQGKVYIDGKKADEFPMWKRGKKVGSVFQDPRTQFFSNKVEGEIAFACENYGLNHDRIMTCTKDIIKQLRLQELEDKNLSELSSGERQKVAIASAMVTKPEVLIFDEPSANLDTEGVDNLKHTLEILKNNGATMVFAEHRIYYLLDIVDRFLYIEDGKIVKEYSKEEIKKISLLQQQKLGIRCPFKTRIKSLKKISKRQDDPVIELDNISLTIKGKNIIKNCSFTGCSGEIIAVLGTNGAGKTTLAKVLCGMYKESQGDILINGKRTNRKKRNKKVWYSANETQTQFFTNSIEKEILIGIDRTTEKLEKARELLKLFNLYDIRDKHPYALSGGQKQRLSILCGLLSDRDILILDEPSSGLDYRNMEILAKTIKNAASMNKTILLITHDYELVNACCTHYYNLSEGNVYES is encoded by the coding sequence ATGATTAATCTAGAAAATATATCTTTTACATATGGACAATCTCCTTGTTTGAAAAATGTATCCCTGAAGGTGAAAAAAGGGGAGTCTATAGCTATTATAGGACCGTCTGGAAATGGTAAAACTTCAATAATACGTACAATCAATGGATTGATACCTAACTATTTTGAAAACGGTAGTCTTCAAGGAAAGGTATACATAGACGGTAAAAAAGCAGATGAATTTCCTATGTGGAAAAGAGGTAAAAAAGTAGGTAGTGTATTTCAAGACCCAAGAACACAATTCTTTTCTAATAAAGTAGAGGGTGAGATTGCTTTTGCATGTGAAAATTATGGATTGAATCATGATAGGATAATGACTTGTACTAAGGATATTATTAAACAACTTAGATTACAAGAACTAGAAGATAAGAACCTTTCTGAACTATCTAGTGGTGAACGTCAAAAAGTTGCAATAGCTTCTGCTATGGTAACAAAACCTGAGGTTTTGATTTTTGATGAACCATCAGCAAATCTAGATACAGAAGGTGTTGATAATCTGAAACATACCCTTGAAATACTCAAGAACAATGGAGCTACAATGGTATTTGCAGAACATAGAATATATTATCTGTTGGATATTGTTGACCGTTTTTTATATATTGAAGATGGAAAAATCGTTAAAGAATATTCAAAAGAAGAAATTAAGAAGATTAGTTTATTACAACAGCAAAAATTAGGAATACGCTGTCCTTTTAAAACGAGAATCAAGTCTTTGAAAAAGATTTCAAAAAGACAAGATGACCCTGTAATAGAATTAGACAATATTTCTCTAACTATCAAAGGGAAAAATATCATAAAGAATTGTTCATTTACAGGATGTTCTGGTGAGATAATAGCTGTATTAGGTACTAATGGAGCAGGAAAAACTACACTTGCCAAGGTCTTATGCGGTATGTATAAAGAAAGTCAAGGGGACATTTTGATTAACGGTAAAAGAACTAATAGGAAAAAAAGAAACAAAAAAGTCTGGTATAGTGCTAATGAAACCCAAACTCAATTTTTCACCAATAGCATAGAGAAAGAAATATTGATAGGAATAGATAGAACAACTGAAAAATTAGAAAAAGCAAGAGAATTATTAAAGCTATTTAACCTATATGATATAAGGGATAAACATCCATATGCATTATCAGGTGGACAAAAACAAAGGCTGTCAATTCTGTGTGGTCTATTATCAGATAGAGATATATTGATACTGGATGAACCCAGCAGTGGATTGGATTATAGAAATATGGAAATTCTAGCTAAAACCATAAAAAATGCAGCATCAATGAATAAAACTATCTTATTGATTACCCATGATTATGAATTGGTCAATGCTTGTTGCACACATTATTATAATCTATCGGAAGGAAATGTGTATGAATCATAA
- a CDS encoding DUF805 domain-containing protein, giving the protein MRQFLKMYFNFKGRLNRLRYFLFGIPLSIIVGLDYLIAMNKLETASLTGTYVIMTIYFLILIICSISGLSLTVRRLHDLNLTGWLALIQFLSLIPVIKIIPGIFGLYILFAPGKNDGNYYGDDPLDYDHYPFDDESIE; this is encoded by the coding sequence ATGAGACAATTTTTAAAAATGTATTTCAATTTCAAGGGTCGCCTGAATCGTTTAAGGTATTTTTTATTTGGTATACCTTTATCCATAATAGTAGGTTTGGATTATTTAATAGCCATGAATAAGCTTGAGACTGCTTCATTAACCGGTACATACGTTATTATGACTATTTATTTCTTAATACTTATAATATGCTCAATATCAGGTTTGAGCCTTACCGTAAGACGTTTACATGACCTTAATCTAACTGGATGGCTGGCACTTATTCAATTTCTTTCACTAATTCCCGTTATAAAAATTATTCCTGGAATTTTTGGATTATATATTCTTTTTGCGCCTGGTAAAAACGATGGAAATTATTATGGCGATGACCCATTAGATTATGATCATTATCCATTTGACGACGAAAGCATAGAATAA
- a CDS encoding metallophosphoesterase, translated as MYDNPNCYKDKDNHFAINIGDGPYKILQLTDLHFGFGILSRKQDRLGMDAVTKLVEKSKPDLIILTGDSIFPFIFKSGTRNNIKQARRLVEFMDSFEIPYAFLFGNHDIEMGSKGDKDQISEIIINGKYSVFAKGKKELTGEGNYIIKLIDKREKVLMALVVLDSNMYGEGWFFSGFDCIHKEQTEWCMNELSILKKQNENLKALAFFHMPLPEFKEAYEKMKLGDKSVEYNFGSIGESNDYFGISKNNYGFFEKVVENGVIKGIFCGHDHLNTLSLTYQDVMMTYGMSIDFLAYKNIKKRYTQRGGTLITIDKDGLFKVKPVPLTTVVSDFVRGQSE; from the coding sequence ATGTATGATAATCCTAATTGCTACAAAGATAAAGATAACCATTTTGCTATAAATATTGGTGATGGACCATATAAAATATTGCAATTGACTGATTTACATTTTGGTTTTGGAATATTGTCTAGAAAACAAGATAGATTAGGTATGGATGCAGTGACTAAGTTAGTAGAAAAATCAAAACCAGATTTGATAATACTTACAGGAGATAGTATTTTCCCTTTCATATTCAAATCCGGTACTAGAAATAATATCAAACAAGCTAGAAGATTAGTAGAGTTCATGGATTCATTTGAGATTCCTTATGCCTTCTTATTTGGAAATCATGATATTGAAATGGGTTCAAAAGGGGATAAAGACCAGATATCTGAGATTATCATAAACGGTAAATACAGTGTTTTTGCTAAAGGGAAAAAAGAACTTACTGGTGAAGGTAATTACATAATAAAACTCATAGATAAAAGAGAGAAAGTACTTATGGCACTTGTAGTATTAGACTCAAATATGTATGGGGAAGGATGGTTCTTCAGTGGCTTCGACTGTATACATAAGGAGCAGACAGAATGGTGTATGAACGAATTATCCATACTTAAAAAACAAAATGAAAACCTGAAGGCTTTAGCATTTTTTCATATGCCATTACCTGAATTCAAAGAAGCTTATGAAAAGATGAAGTTAGGAGATAAAAGTGTTGAGTATAATTTTGGTAGTATAGGTGAAAGCAACGATTATTTTGGTATATCAAAGAATAACTATGGTTTTTTTGAAAAAGTAGTAGAGAACGGTGTAATCAAAGGGATTTTCTGTGGACATGACCATCTTAACACACTTTCACTAACTTATCAGGATGTTATGATGACATATGGGATGTCAATTGACTTTTTGGCTTATAAAAATATTAAAAAGAGATATACACAGAGAGGTGGAACTCTAATTACAATAGATAAAGACGGTTTGTTTAAGGTGAAACCAGTACCTCTTACAACTGTTGTATCTGACTTTGTTAGAGGACAAAGCGAGTAA